One genomic region from Salinicola endophyticus encodes:
- a CDS encoding SDR family oxidoreductase, whose translation MKPVMIVTGAGRGIGAATALMAAQKGYAVAVNYRSDKTSADKVVAEIEAAGGRAIAVQADVVDEAAIVAMFETVDRELGRVDVLVNNAGVVDQISRVDEMSFARVDRMMKINVVGPFVCAREAVKRMSTRHGGNGGAIINVGSAASHLGGAGEYVDYAASKGAIDTMTEGLAKEVAGEGIRVNTVRPGVIRTTIHASGGNPDKPDVAGEVIPMGRIGEPEEIANAVLWLAEAGFTTGALVDVDGGV comes from the coding sequence ATGAAACCAGTCATGATCGTGACCGGTGCCGGCCGCGGCATCGGCGCCGCCACCGCCCTCATGGCCGCCCAGAAGGGTTACGCCGTGGCGGTCAACTACCGCAGCGACAAGACCTCCGCGGACAAGGTGGTCGCCGAGATCGAAGCCGCCGGTGGCCGCGCCATCGCCGTCCAGGCCGACGTGGTCGACGAAGCCGCCATTGTCGCCATGTTCGAGACCGTCGACCGTGAACTGGGTCGGGTCGATGTGCTGGTCAACAACGCCGGGGTGGTCGATCAGATCAGCCGCGTCGACGAGATGAGCTTCGCGCGCGTCGATCGCATGATGAAGATCAACGTGGTCGGCCCCTTCGTCTGCGCCCGTGAAGCGGTCAAGCGCATGTCCACCCGTCATGGCGGCAACGGCGGTGCGATCATCAACGTCGGCTCTGCCGCCTCGCATCTCGGCGGTGCCGGCGAGTACGTCGACTACGCTGCCTCCAAGGGCGCCATCGACACCATGACCGAAGGTCTGGCCAAGGAGGTCGCCGGCGAGGGCATCCGCGTCAACACCGTGCGCCCCGGGGTGATCCGCACCACCATTCACGCCAGCGGCGGCAACCCGGACAAGCCCGATGTCGCCGGTGAGGTGATTCCGATGGGCCGGATCGGCGAACCGGAAGAGATCGCCAACGCGGTGCTGTGGCTGGCCGAAGCCGGGTTCACCACCGGGGCGTTGGTCGACGTCGACGGCGGCGTCTGA